A stretch of the Aegilops tauschii subsp. strangulata cultivar AL8/78 chromosome 4, Aet v6.0, whole genome shotgun sequence genome encodes the following:
- the LOC109758133 gene encoding inositol-3-phosphate synthase has product MFIESFRVESPNVRYGAGEIESEYRYDTTELVHESHDGASKWVVRPKSVNYHFKTNTNVPKLGVMLVGWGGNNGSTLMAGVIANREGISWATKDKVQQANYFGSLTQASTIRVGSYNGEEIYAPFKSLLPMVNPDDLVFGGWDISSMNLADAMTRAKVLDIDLQKQLRPYMESIVPLPGIYDPDFIAANQGSRANNVIKGTKKEQMEQIIKDIREFKEKNKVDKVVVLWTANTERYSNVSVGLNDTMENLLASVDKNEAEISPSTLYAIACVMEGVPFINGSPQNTFVPGLIDLAIKNNCLIGGDDFKSGQTKMKSVLVDFLVGAGIKPTSIVSYNHLGNNDGMNLSAPQTFRSKEISKSNVVDDMVSSNAILYEPGEHPDHVVVIKYVPYVGDSKRAMDEYTSEIFMGGKSTIVLHNTCEDSLLAAPIILDLVLLAELSTRIQLKAEGEDKFHSFHPVATILSYLTKAPLVPPGTPVVNALAKQRAMLENIMRACVGLAPENNMILEYK; this is encoded by the exons ATGTTCATCGAGAGCTTCCGCGTGGAGAGCCCGAACGTGAGGTACGGCGCGGGGGAGATCGAGTCCGAGTACCGCTACGACACCACGGAGCTGGTGCACGAGAGCCACGACGGCGCCTCCAAGTGGGTCGTCCGCCCCAAGTCCGTCAACTACCACTTCAAGACCAACACCAACGTCCCCAAGCTCGG GGTGATGCTCGTGGGGTGGGGCGGCAACAATGGCTCCACACTCATGGCTGGGGTCATCGCCAACAGGGA GGGGATCTCATGGGCGACAAAGGACAAGGTGCAGCAAGCCAACTACTTTGGGTCCCTCACCCAGGCCTCCACCATCAGGGTCGGGAGCTACAACGGAGAGGAGATCTATGCACCCTTCAAGAGCCTCCTGCCCATG GTAAACCCAGATGACCTTGTGTTTGGGGGCTGGGATATTAGCAGCATGAACCTGGCTGATGCTATGACCAGGGCCAAGGTGCTGGACATTGACCTGCAGAAGCAGCTCAGGCCCTACATGGAGTCCATCGTGCCGCTCCCCGGCATCTATGACCCGGACTTCATCGCTGCCAACCAGGGCTCCCGGGCTAACAATGTCATCAAGGGCACAAAGAAAGAGCAGATGGAGCAGATTATCAAAGACATAAG GGAGTTCAAGGAGAAGAACAAGGTGGACAAGGTAGTGGTGCTTTGGACGGCAAACACTGAAAGGTACAGCAACGTCTCTGTTGGGCTTAATGACACGATGGAGAACCTCTTGGCGTCTGTGGACAAGAACGAGGCAGAGATATCTCCATCGACACTGTATGCCATTGCCTGCGTCATGGAGGGTGTGCCGTTCATCAACGGGAGCCCTCAGAACACCTTTGTGCCTG GGCTGATCGATCTTGCCATTAAGAACAACTGCCTGATTGGTGGTGATGATTTCAAGAGTGGCCAGACTAAGATGAAATCTGTCTTGGTGGATTTCCTTGTTGGTGCTGGAATCAAG CCCACCTCAATTGTCAGCTACAACCATCTGGGGAACAACGACGGGATGAACCTATCCGCACCGCAGACATTCCGTTCCAAGGAGATCTCCAAGAGCAACGTGGTGGATGACATGGTCTCGAGCAATGCTATCCTCTACGAGCCCGGGGAGCATCCTGACCACGTCGTCGTGATCAAG TATGTGCCATACGTTGGAGACAGCAAGAGGGCCATGGACGAGTACACCTCGGAGATCTTCATGGGGGGCAAGAGCACCATCGTGCTGCACAACACCTGCGAGGACTCGCTCCTCGCCGCACCCATCATCCTTGACCTGGTGCTCCTGGCCGAGCTCAGCACCAGGATTCAGCTGAAAGCCGAGGGAGAG GACAAGTTCCACTCCTTCCATCCGGTTGCCACCATCCTGAGCTACCTCACCAAGGCACCCCTG GTTCCTCCTGGCACACCGGTGGTGAACGCCCTGGCGAAGCAGAGGGCGATGCTGGAGAACATCATGAGGGCCTGCGTCGGCCTGGCGCCCGAGAACAACATGATCCTGGAGTACAAGTGA